The genomic region TATAGTAGTGATGAAGGTAGATGTCAAATANCAAGTGCATCATTTACAAAAGGTATATTAGAATTAGAAGGAGATTTAACACCAATATTAGTAACAATGACAATAAGAAATAAAAGAGCatatgaattattaaatgatacAACAATATCAAAACAAAGAACCAGATgtaaaatgttattaaatcaattaatttctaCCTTTGGTACTAAATTGTAtacacaaatattaaaacaattaacAGAATATGATCGTTACTATTATCATAAAGCTATACAAGATtctgaatataaattacaagATTTTCcacaattatataatttaattattaaatatattaagaatattaaaaatgaattaatttggaattctttatattcttatcaatataatttttttattaataaacttaataatataataaatcgttggtataatttattaaataaatttgcctccgttacggtgcttgctcacACAGACAGTAATGGACCtgatattaatactactaCCAACAGTACTAACTATATTGGTACTattggaccaagcaccgttactgaGGAAAATACTAGTACcccgggaaagggagctaattctatgccTATGGAATgtaatagtagtaatatTGAGGAATACCCCTCCGGGGTTGGCCGTGGACCTCACTCCGTAACGGGAAAAaccaaattaataaatataaaattacataatggtatattaataccaCATTTAAGACATGTACAATATGCATTGAATATGGGTGTTGGTACACCAAAACAAGAAATAAATCCAATAATAGATACGGGTAGTACAAATACTTGGGTAATATCACAAAATTGTATATCAAATACTTGTGAAGGTGTTGCATCatttaatagtaaaaaatCGGAAACTTTTAATCCTATAAATGAAggattaaaaattaaatttggtACTGGTATTATTAAAGGTGTTTTAGgtattgataatattactattggtaatgatattattaaacaaCAAATTTTTGGTCTTgttaatgaagaaaattctaatatttttaatgtaagttacggtgcttgtaCACACCGACCCCGAAAGGGGTCTTCTATATAGTTCATTAGTTATCTACTGTTAGTTATCCTATTCCGTTTGACcaagctccgtaacggaaCACCTTAACTGAGCCTACCCCATAAACTACCGTTTTTGCAACCTTTTAgtacaattatttattttttgtaattattttttcgaTATAAGTAGTTACAGCAGCAAGTTGAGAGgagagaggaaaatttatttcctctaacccgatcaacttttgacatttatttttaaaatgggattttttagaattattttctaGTTATTTTGgctaattattaattattagttaattattgattaattGTTGATTATTGGATTaggtaataaaatttcaagGTATAATTGGATTAGGATTTCCTAAATTAGCATTTGATCATCATACATCACTTTAtgataattattctaaacaaattaatgcagatttaatcttttcattatatttctCAAATCaagtaattatatataaatttaatatataataatttaataattttaatttataatattaattttaatttatatatatttaatttatatatttaatttaattttatagtattcatatttaatgatGGGTGGTATTGATAAAAGATTTTATAAAGGAGATTTATATATGTTACCAGTAATTAGAGAATTATATTGggaaattaaattatatgaattatggattggtaatattaaattatgttgtaataatgaatcttatattattttcgATTCTGGTACTTCATTTAATACTATGCCACATActgaatttttattatttaaacaatatattaaaccCAAATATTGTAATGGTATCTTAATCAATCTATACTAGTagtaggtagttaaggggtagttaaggagtaggtagttaaggtaGTCTAGGTGCAGCAAAAATTGTAGGattgaggaaaatttatttcttctaacccgatcaattttggacatttatttttaaaatcctattttttaaaattattttttcataatttttgttaactaattactatagttagttaagagtagttaatggattaattgatgaattataggattagaaaatatatatgaagaatatccaataataaaatataaattagaagGTGGTattgaaataaatatagaaCCAcaagaatatatatttcttCATAAAGATAAATGTCGTATTGCTTATATGCAAATTGATGTACCATCAAGTTATGGACGTGCATTTATACTTGGTACACAAGCTTTTATGacacattattatactGTTTATCAAAGACAACCACCTATGgtacgttacggtgcttgctccaacagCAACAGCACCAAAACGGGTTCACTAACTCCCCAAAGGGGCTTCTTAACCTCTGAGAGGGGTCTCTTTAGTTATACTAGTTATTTACCCTtagtagttatatacctacAGTATTTAGTTCTCTTTCCAGGGTCTATTTAGTGTAtatttagctccctttcctaGTAGTATTTAGTTCtatagttagttatatagtagtatttctttagttatatactttaggtagttagttagttatacagCTTCTGGGCCTATTACTGGCCGTGGACCAGAACACCGTAACGCTGTATTAGGTTGGATTTGCTAAATCTGTAGATCCATCAGAACTTGATCCAAACATcaaatcattaataaataatctttaatttttttctcttcattttctttccaattaattaattaattgtattgaatttatttaaatttatttgaatttatttatttaattttatttaaattgaattgaatttaattgagatcattaaaattattaaatttaataaaattattaataatttctttatttgaTTGTGTAATTTGATGTTCTGTAGTTTGTTGTTCTGTAGTTTGATTTTTGGTAATTATGAATTGTAATTTAGTAAGTTCAAGTCTTGATGATGTAATATTAATCCAAGGTTTTTTCTTAccaaatttacaatataaaACTGGCATaccattaattattttagcTTTATGTTCATAATCTATTCTAACCATTTTTCTTTcttaaatatacaatataaataattagttgATAGGGTtaataagaaaattttttatatatattaattttttttaataaaacaattaatattgttagTTAGTATAAGAGAGTGTTAGAGAGTTCAATTGAAAATAAGAGTTAGTGTCTGTTAGTGAGAATGAGAGTTAGTGTGTGTTAGTGAGAATGAGACTGTGTGttggtaatttttttaaaaatagtttatgaattacattaataatatataatcaaTGTGTTAACTAGTGGTTAATATCCTTAAGACTCTAATAGCcatagtattagtagtcTAGTACTTAGTACCCCTAGAGTACGCTAGATAACTACTATATACATGATACTGTAGTACTCTAAAACCGTTATATACCTAGTAGTATATACTTAGTACTAAAAATCTTAGTTCACGAGTATACACATACTAATATACCTATGAGTAAATAATACCAGGAGTACTTAGTACCTCTTATATACTTGTATGtatatacactagtgtatagaaatacccttaactgTATAGTCTATATAACCTAGTAACTAATAGACTCAATAGTCTTAGAACACCTCTGGTGAATATGCCTAGAACAAACTAGTCTATGGTATAAAATCAACTCTGGCTTAACACGAGCTCAATTAAGACATGGTAAGTTAAGACCTGATACCATACACATTCTATCTAAAATATACTATAgctatttatatatttatatagaGTCCAGATATTTGACCATTATAACCATCCATTGGATAATGGATTAGCTCATTTCAGTAACTAGGATAAGTTATTCTCTAATCATTGGCAGTGGGGGGAATATGGTGTACCCCACCGGTAGGGGAATTTGACCCAGACTCTATCACTATAATTACTTTGTTACTAGAGCTAACAACTTAAGACAACTAGTTAAGTCAGAGATGAAGTTCGTTATATTAGCTTTACTTGCTTTGGCATCTGGACTCCATGCAGCAGAATTGGACCTCAAGAAATTAGGCTTTGTCCTTTTTGGAAAGCACGGTGAAGGTACTGGAGTTACTCCAAAGGCCGGCGAATGCCCACTAGGTACTCTTCCCGACACTGTATTCCTCCACAAGACCTTTTCAAAGGGTGGTAAATTCTTCACATGGGTTAGACCAGTACATGGTAAGGTTCATAAACTAGTATGTGGAACCGTTGCTGTTTGGGAGGCTGCTGTTGGTGAAGTACTCCTTGACTTGCACTTTGTAGGTAACAAGGAATCTGAGAAGTTCCTCCACTTGGAACTTTTCCACCCAGCTGTTGGTTCACATCATGTATTCCTTAAATTCGCTGCTGGTGGTGCTCTTGAAGCTCATCTTGGTATGGCAGCCTTTGTAGCTGGTGTTCATGGATTAGTCGAAGGACTTCCTGCACTTGAAGGACTTCCCGCACATCCATTTGTACACGCATTGGCCGCTCATGCTGCTCATCTTGCCCATCATGATAAACATGCTGCACTCAGTGCCGCTGGTGGTCTTGTTGTCGcctaatttaattaatttaagttttaataaatcGTTTGGTATTAAACAAACAGGACTTTGTTTAGTACTTTGTAACCCTTATATACTAGTAATACTATACCTTATATACTTGTATGtatatacactagtgtATACTCATGCATATATTACCTATTACTATATACCTATTACTGTATAGTACTATACATATACTAAATTACGAGTATACACTAAAACCCCTCAATACTCTACACCTATTATATCTAGTACTACTATACATACTCCTAATACTCTAGTATACCTAAGTACCCCTAACTACTCTACTATACCCTAtgtaatatacattattaatatattattagattaatttttgagtaatatattatgatatgctttttgtatataatcttttaaaCGATCTAATCCAAAATTTCTATTCATTGTTACTAATGTATTTAATTCACAATATGGTGGTACCATCTTCACTCCATTATTCATTCCTCTATTCAATCCTATATCCTGTGTACTTAATCCTATATCCGGTTTAAATCCTATATCTAGTgtactaaaattatctgtattaaatttatccaaattattatctgtattaaatttatccaaattattatttggtGTATTTAATCCTATATCCGGTGTATTTAATCCAATATCTGTAGTATTTAATCCTATATCCACACTATTTGGTCGTATATTTGGACTACCAAATCCTAAATCTGCAGTAGTAAAATTATCAGtagtaaaattttgaagattatataaagttttatattcttttaaaaaacaattataacatttaaatttcttttcttttatattttcatacattaaattatatttatccaatacatttatattcataacATTAACACCCGTAGTACCCATAGTACCCGTAGTATCAGTCACCGTACCAGTACTAGTAGTACCGTTGGTATTATTAAGATTGGATGGTATATAACATTGATTACagaatttggaaaatttgtgtaattgtaatttttgtatatattttttataattgtttttttgatttttagcatttttttctaataattgataattttgtCCAAAACCATCTTTAGCACCGGAACTGACAAGTATTTCTAatctattaaaataaccTTTATCAGATTTACTACGCCATACTCGTAATACAATATgtgataaataatgtaaatcattaatattttcaatttgtTTGGAATTAGTATCAAATGAATCATCAAGTAAATGTGCatatttaaagaaattaaatacacTAAATAAATGTGATGCTGATGTTACATAATAACGTGATCTGATTTTTGGATTTCCATCATATGGTAATacatttgttatatttaataattccGATTCTATATCTTTACTTTCcattgttttattatatttatatccTAAATCATGATAtcctttattatttgttaatttatcttcTATATTCTCATGTGAccataaattatatgaatttattattttttcctccgttacggtgtccgttacggtgcttgctccaactgTACAAATATTCTCACTGTCCTTAGTATTAACAACCTCACCAACAGCCCTGATAGGGGCTCCCTCAATACCTACAGTATCCAAAAAAGTACCTGACTCCCCAGATTTAGTGacaacagcaatttcattagaatttttctcctccgtaacggtgcttgctcctACGGTACTAGGATCAGTACTACTACTGTTAGTTAGGGGATTAGTAGTACTGTTAGGAGGAATAGTATCtgtttgaccaagcaccgttactgaggaattatataataattcagtttgtgatttattattaaaaagatACATTTCAGAAGGTTTTAAACCACCAATAAAACATTTACcattatcaaatatatctttagaatttaaatatgtatttgatattaataaacttGTTGCCGCTATTGATGCTGCACTTgtatcattttttaatatctcatttaattccattacggtgtcttccgttacggtgccAGGTTCACGGCCAgtaatatccttagtaccagccccgaaaggggcttccttagtattattagtagtacactccatacccatagaattagctccctttccctcagtaacggtgcttgctccaatgGTACCAGcagtactactaatatccttagtactgTTGGTACTATCTTTAGTACTgttagtagtattagtattaacCTTACTATCAGTAGTAACCTCAGGTCCATTACTAtctgcttgaccaagcaccgtaacggaacACCTTAACTGAGCCTACCCCACTTATTACCATTTTTGCAACCTTTTagtacatttatttattttttgtaattattttttaccaaATGTGTTATTGAAGCAGCAAGTTGATAGGATcgaggaaaatttatttcccctaacccgatcaattttgaacatttttaaataattagtgttttttacaattattttttactaaaatCAGCTAATTGATTCTATAGTTAGTTAACTATACTtagttaagagtagttaaggggttAGTTAGCAGCAATTTATGTAGTCAAAATTTCCTCCGTAACGGAGCTTGGTCTAGTACtactatccttagtactactaataccaTTAGTACCCTAagtattagtactagtactgGGTTTAGTACCTAGTACCTATAGGTCACTTGGCTCCcttaggtgcagcaataATTGGTCTACcgaggaaaatttatttcccctaacccgatcaattttcaacatttatttccaaattcGTGTTTTTTgcaattattttttcctaaATTTGACCAATTTCCATTAATTATcgttaatttagttaattattaattaattattatcataGGCTTGTAGAATACCACatccaaattatataattgttgatcatatattagtaaaaaaaggtatatataaatttgaagaacaatatgattatataatatataatggtATAAGATTGAATAAACCATTTATTGAGAAACCTATAGATTCAGATGATCATAATAATTGGATATATTATCCATTGAATTCGGGTGGTGGTTGTAAGAAATTATTTCGTAAAAATGGTGATCGTAGTAGTAATTATTATCCAGAAATACATAATGTACGTCGTGACTCAATATATATCTATCAAGAATTTGTTAGTAATTTTGGTACGGATATTAAAGTATATTCTGTTGGACCATTATTTGCACATGCTGAATCAAGAAAATCACCAACATTAGATGGTAAAGTAGATCGTTATCCAGATGGTAAAGAAATAAGATATCCAGTAATATTAACAGGAAAAGAAAAGATAATAGCATATAGAATTGTAGatcattttaaacaattagTATGTGGATTTGATATATTACGTACATTTGATGGTCCATATGTATGTGATGTTAATGGTTGGTCATTTGTTaaaagaaattataaatatttaattgattgttctaatatattaagaattatattattattaaaattacaaaaaaaattcaatattattataccaaATCTTGTACAAGAAAGACAAGTTGATgaaatcattaaaaaaacTTTTGCTGATGTTAAATCTTATCATAAAGAAGAATTATGTAGTGTTGTTGTTATTATGAGACATGCTGATCGGAAacctaaaaataaacttaaattctatactaaaaattcatatattattaattattttaaaggTATTACtttacggtgcttgctccaacagtagtaattaagtagttaattagtagtagttcttaagtaattaagtagttaattagtagtagttcttaagtaattaagtagttaagaaGTCTAGTAGTCTTAAGTAAtctacagtagttaagtagttcTTAAGTAAtctacagtagttaagtagttcTTAAGTAAtctacagtagttaagagtatttgagtagttaagagtatttGGAGTATATAAGTAGTCTAagatataattaagtagttCTAGGAgtattaggagtagttaCTCTAGGTACTAGGGTATTTAAGGTAGTTAGGAGTATTTAAGGGGTATTTAGAGGTATTTAAGAGTATATAAGGGGTATAAGGGGTAGTTAGAAGTATtataggtatttaagggctattttaggtagttaagggttattaggtatataaggggtATCTAAGGTTATTTAAAGCCTATTTTAGGCtatttaagggtattttaagcctattaggtatattaggtagttaaagttattataggtatataaggcTAGTTAAAGGGCTTACTAGGTATTTAAGAGCTATTTAGTCcttattaggtagttaaggatAGTGTGTATTAGGTAGTCTTAAGTAGTTTAGTAGTCTAAGTATAGTAATCCTAATACCTAGAGTACCCTAGTAATCCTAATACCTAGAGTACCCTAGTAATCCTAATACCTAGAGTATTTAGTACTTAAGTAGGTAGTTTGAGGTATAAGTAGGTACTAGGTTCGAATCCTATTCCTAAAATATCCCTTGTACCTACTATTCCCTGACATGCCTCTCATCCATGGGACTTAGAGTACCCCTAACTAGTACTAATAGATCCTTAGTACCTAATATACCCCTCAATTATCCCTTCATTACCTAATATACCCCTTAAATATCCCCTAAATatccc from Theileria annulata chromosome 1, complete sequence, *** SEQUENCING IN PROGRESS *** harbors:
- a CDS encoding uncharacterized protein (Tap349e08.q2ks7.C.cand.127 - score = 14.65;~Signal peptide predicted for TA05615 by SignalP 2.0 HMM (Signal peptide probability 1.000, signal anchor probability 0.000) with cleavage site probability 0.966 between residues 17 and 18) → MKFVILALLALASGLHAAELDLKKLGFVLFGKHGEGTGVTPKAGECPLGTLPDTVFLHKTFSKGGKFFTWVRPVHGKVHKLVCGTVAVWEAAVGEVLLDLHFVGNKESEKFLHLELFHPAVGSHHVFLKFAAGGALEAHLGMAAFVAGVHGLVEGLPALEGLPAHPFVHALAAHAAHLAHHDKHAALSAAGGLVVA
- a CDS encoding uncharacterized protein (Tap349e08.q2ks7.cand.1 - score = 30.40); translation: MVISGVGSVKVKVNTNTTNSTKDSTNSTKDISSTAGTIGASTVTEGKGANSMGMECTTNNTKEAPFGAGTKDITGREPGTVTEDTVMELNEILKNDTSAASIAATSLLISNTYLNSKDIFDNGKCFIGGLKPSEMYLFNNKSQTELLYNSSVTVLGQTDTIPPNSTTNPLTNSSSTDPSTVGASTVTEEKNSNEIAVVTKSGESGTFLDTVGIEGAPIRAVGEVVNTKDSENICTVGASTVTDTVTEEKIINSYNLWSHENIEDKLTNNKGYHDLGYKYNKTMESKDIESELLNITNVLPYDGNPKIRSRYYVTSASHLFSVFNFFKYAHLLDDSFDTNSKQIENINDLHYLSHIVLRVWRSKSDKGYFNRLEILVSSGAKDGFGQNYQLLEKNAKNQKNNYKKYIQKLQLHKFSKFCNQCYIPSNLNNTNGTTSTGTVTDTTGTMGTTGVNVMNINVLDKYNLMYENIKEKKFKCYNCFLKEYKTLYNLQNFTTDNFTTADLGFGSPNIRPNSVDIGLNTTDIGLNTPDIGLNTPNNNLDKFNTDNNLDKFNTDNFSTLDIGFKPDIGLSTQDIGLNRGMNNGVKMVPPYCELNTLVTMNRNFGLDRLKDYIQKAYHNILLKN